From a region of the Triticum aestivum cultivar Chinese Spring chromosome 7D, IWGSC CS RefSeq v2.1, whole genome shotgun sequence genome:
- the LOC123169026 gene encoding photosynthetic NDH subunit of subcomplex B 3, chloroplastic isoform X2, with amino-acid sequence MAATLQFISLLGTSSAHPAPSCSSSNEKQHRSVHLPQQQQGRRLRAVRAVETGAEPATADSETTVEPPSVDFAFVSPRLLPDGTPDVHYRTACGGQKLRDIMLQGYIDLYGPYDKLLLNCSGGGECGTCIVEVVEGGEMLSPKNEVEKEKLKRKPKSWRLACQATVGNPDSTGQMVIQQLPEWKVHKWDK; translated from the exons ATGGCGGCGACACTGCAGTTCATCAGCCTGCTCGGCACCTCCTCCGCCCATCCAGCCCCTTCctgcagcagcagcaacgagaAGCAGCACCGCTCTGTCCACCtgccgcagcagcagcaggggaGGAGGCTCCGCGCCGTCCGCGCCGTCGAGACGGGCGCCGAGCCTGCCACCGCCGACTCTGAGACGACGGTGGAGCCGCCGTCCGTCGACTTTGCGTTCGTCAGC CCTCGGTTGCTGCCGGACGGGACGCCGGACGTGCACTACCGGACGGCGTGCGGCGGGCAGAAGCTCAGGGACATCATGCTCCAAGGTTACATCGACCTCTACGGGCCTTAC gatAAATTGCTGCTCAACTGCTCGGGAGGCGGCGAGTGCGGGACTTGCATCGTGGAG GTAGTTGAAGGCGGCGAAATGCTTTCTCCGAAAAACGAAGTAGAAAAGGAAAAGCTCAAAAGG AAACCCAAGTCATGGAGGCTGGCGTGCCAGGCCACGGTTGGCAACCCAGATTCAACAGGACAG ATGGTCATACAACAGCTACCAGAGTGGAAGGTACACAAGTGGGACAAGTGA
- the LOC123169026 gene encoding photosynthetic NDH subunit of subcomplex B 3, chloroplastic isoform X1, giving the protein MAATLQFISLLGTSSAHPAPSCSSSNEKQHRSVHLPQQQQGRRLRAVRAVETGAEPATADSETTVEPPSVDFAFVSPRLLPDGTPDVHYRTACGGQKLRDIMLQGYIDLYGPYDKLLLNCSGGGECGTCIVEVNQLSELMLKPQVLDKHICRISLETILAINCSRNSENSQNIHSPSHFFQVVEGGEMLSPKNEVEKEKLKRKPKSWRLACQATVGNPDSTGQMVIQQLPEWKVHKWDK; this is encoded by the exons ATGGCGGCGACACTGCAGTTCATCAGCCTGCTCGGCACCTCCTCCGCCCATCCAGCCCCTTCctgcagcagcagcaacgagaAGCAGCACCGCTCTGTCCACCtgccgcagcagcagcaggggaGGAGGCTCCGCGCCGTCCGCGCCGTCGAGACGGGCGCCGAGCCTGCCACCGCCGACTCTGAGACGACGGTGGAGCCGCCGTCCGTCGACTTTGCGTTCGTCAGC CCTCGGTTGCTGCCGGACGGGACGCCGGACGTGCACTACCGGACGGCGTGCGGCGGGCAGAAGCTCAGGGACATCATGCTCCAAGGTTACATCGACCTCTACGGGCCTTAC gatAAATTGCTGCTCAACTGCTCGGGAGGCGGCGAGTGCGGGACTTGCATCGTGGAGGTAAACCAACTTTCAGAGTTAATGTTGAAACCGCAAGTGCTGGATAAGCACATCTGTAGGATATCTCTAGAAACAATCCTTGCTATTAACTGCAGCCGCAACTCGGAAAACTCTCAAAATATCCATTCCCCTTCACATTTTTTTCAGGTAGTTGAAGGCGGCGAAATGCTTTCTCCGAAAAACGAAGTAGAAAAGGAAAAGCTCAAAAGG AAACCCAAGTCATGGAGGCTGGCGTGCCAGGCCACGGTTGGCAACCCAGATTCAACAGGACAG ATGGTCATACAACAGCTACCAGAGTGGAAGGTACACAAGTGGGACAAGTGA
- the LOC123170049 gene encoding putative serpin-Z5, with translation MQFLKPRTVRLYPKLRRWILTDAASSGSGLQPLALALNKRLADDAGKSNKNLVFSPLSIYAALSLVAAGARERTLAEMLGVLGARSRDDLAGSVRALAEQALADQSWAGGPHVSFACAVWHDKTRPLKPDYVAAAVKSYKAQTCAVDFHEKPKEAAEQINAWVAASTNKLIPSIVDPDTLSNQTDLVVANAIYFKGKWDKPFDEEDTKEDKFHRRDSSTIDVPFMRGWGKQRIACHDGFKVLQLRYRRGLSSPARYSMCIFLPDDRDGLSQLSDRIAADPDFLREHLPTSTVLVGDFRLPKFKLAFDTELTGVLQDLGLKDAFDPGKADFTDMAEGTFRPLALEEVLHKAVIEVNEEGTEAAAVTAALMFGCASDYPPQCVDFVADHPFAFFVMEEASGAIMFAGHVLDPSS, from the exons ATGCAGTTCCTGAAGCCGCGCACCGTCCGCCTCTATCCGAAACTACGGCGATGGATCTTGACGGACGCCGCGAGCTCTGGTTCCGGCCTGCAGCCGCTCGCTCTAGCCCTCAACAAGCGCCTCGCCGACGACGCTGGGAAGAGCAACAAGAACCTCGTCTTCTCGCCGTTGTCCATCTACGCGGCGCTATCGCTggtggccgccggcgcccgcgAGCGCACCCTGGCGGAGATGCTCGGCGTCCTCGGGGCGCGGTCCCGGGACGACCTTGCCGGGTCAGTCCGCGCGCTGGCGGAGCAGGCCCTCGCCGACCAGTCATGGGCCGGCGGACCGCACGTCAGCTTCGCTTGCGCCGTGTGGCACGACAAGACGAGGCCCCTCAAGCCCGACTACGTCGCCGCCGCCGTCAAGTCCTACAAGGCGCAGACGTGCGCCGTGGACTTCCACGAGAAG CCGAAGGAAGCTGCGGAGCAGATCAACGCATGGGTGGCGGCGTCGACGAACAAGCTCATCCCCTCAATCGTTGATCCAGATACACTGTCCAACCAGACCGACCTCGTCGTCGCCAACGCCATCTACTTCAAGGGCAAGTGGGACAAGCCGTTCGACGAGGAAGACACCAAGGAGGACAAGTTCCACCGCCGTGACAGCAGCACCATCGACGTGCCCTTCATGCGAGGTTGGGGCAAGCAGCGTATCGCGTGCCACGACGGCTTCAAGGTGCTCCAGCTTCGTTACCGGAGAGGCCTGTCGTCGCCGGCACGCTACTCGATGTGCATCTTCCTCCCCGACGACCGCGACGGGCTGTCGCAGCTGTCCGACAGGATAGCGGCCGACCCTGACTTTCTACGCGAGCACTTGCCGACGAGCACCGTCTTGGTCGGCGACTTCCGTCTACCCAAGTTCAAGCTCGCGTTCGATACCGAGTTGACGGGCGTTCTCCAGGACTTGGGACTCAAGGACGCTTTCGACCCGGGGAAGGCCGACTTCACGGACATGGCGGAGGGCACCTTCAGGCCCCTGGCACTGGAGGAAGTGCTACACAAGGCTGTCATCGAGGTGAATGAGGAAGGCACCGAGGCGGCCGCTGTAACGGCAGCCCTCATGTTTGGATGTGCATCTGACTACCCGCCGCAGTGTGTGGACTTTGTCGCTGATCATCCATTTGCCTTCTTTGTGATGGAGGAGGCGTCGGGTGCGATCATGTTCGCAGGGCACGTCCTTGACCCATCAAGTTAG